Proteins from a single region of Paraburkholderia aromaticivorans:
- a CDS encoding site-specific integrase gives MTVPDIDCYLQRRVSLLRRVSRKGIASGLRSFVRYLYETGRTDRDLSRFIIVPTTYAYESIPSALRPADISAVLGATRHDRSPIGLRDYAILMMLSTYGLRAGEVTRLRLEDIDWRADRFYVRHTKTGSQSVLPLLPSVGDALLDYLRRGRPASDVREIFVRARAPYRGFRNGSSLYTPVRRRLEAAGIYPVGKCGPHAFRHARAISLLRAEVSVKGIGDLLGHRSAGSIAAYLKLATEHLRGVALDVPNSERQP, from the coding sequence ATGACAGTGCCGGATATCGATTGCTATCTGCAACGCCGAGTTTCGTTGCTGCGTCGGGTATCGCGTAAAGGTATCGCGTCGGGGCTTCGCAGCTTCGTTCGCTACCTATATGAGACGGGGCGTACCGATCGCGATCTTTCTCGGTTCATCATTGTCCCAACAACGTATGCATACGAGTCTATTCCCTCGGCGCTACGCCCCGCCGATATCAGCGCGGTCTTGGGAGCCACGCGCCACGACCGTTCTCCGATAGGGCTACGCGACTACGCCATTCTGATGATGCTCTCGACGTACGGCTTACGTGCGGGAGAGGTAACGCGACTGCGTCTGGAAGATATCGATTGGAGAGCCGATCGATTTTACGTCCGTCATACCAAGACTGGATCGCAGTCAGTCTTGCCGTTGCTTCCGAGTGTCGGCGATGCTCTGCTTGACTACTTGCGACGAGGACGACCAGCCTCAGATGTGCGCGAGATATTTGTTCGCGCTCGGGCACCCTATCGCGGCTTTCGCAATGGTTCGAGCTTGTACACACCGGTGCGTCGACGGCTCGAAGCAGCCGGGATATATCCAGTTGGCAAATGCGGTCCGCACGCATTTCGACACGCCCGCGCTATCAGCCTGCTTCGCGCTGAAGTTTCGGTAAAAGGGATCGGGGACCTATTGGGACATCGATCTGCCGGGTCTATAGCTGCGTACCTGAAGTTGGCTACGGAGCATCTTCGCGGCGTAGCCCTTGACGTTCCGAACTCGGAGAGGCAGCCATGA